From Microbacterium invictum, the proteins below share one genomic window:
- a CDS encoding proline dehydrogenase family protein encodes MSDPSHDVDLPERAVELARRWVEESADAEVDPAAERLAGVLKDPNGLPFTIGFVDGVMRPESLAAAASTLHRISAITPDFLPAPLRAAVRAGGAIAPVLPAPTVPIARRALRHMVGHLIVDARPEKLGPALAKIRESGARLNLNLLGEAVLGESEALRRLEGIHDLIRRDDVDYVSVKVSAIVSRISMWAFDELVDTVVERLVPLYLTASERGVFVNLDMEEYRDLDLTIAVFTRLLDDPRLQGLEAGIVLQAYLPDALPALRELTAWATGRVAAGGARIKVRLVKGANLAMERVDAVMHGWPVATHATKLDADAGYLRCLDEALRPEHTAAVRIGVAGHNLFDIAYAWLLAGERAVQGDIDVEMLLGMAQGQVQAVSREVGPVLLYVPVVRPEEFDVAIGYLVRRLEENASSENFLAAAFELAGNPELFARERERFLSSVNRAKDSALPSLPNRTQDRAAEAADDADPDAPADGRRSRLTRTAAVPPEDLTQAVLGIARAAHTDTDEVVIAAAERFGGDVFVETAVFARREGGARAVGAPGFANAPDSDPALPANRGWARDIFARIETSHAGDAVIDAAHVENAEVLEQVIVRVRTAAESWGARPAAERATVLIAAGHALAQRRAELIEVAAAETGKPFAEADIEVSELVDFAHYYAATARELDRVSGAVFVPSRVTVVTPPWNFPLAIPGGGVLAALAAGSGVVFKPAHQARRCAAVIAEALWDAGVPRDLLALVDLGERALGETLVSHPDVDRVILTGSWDTAALFRSWRPDLPLLAETSGKNAIIVTPSADLDLAASDLVRSAFGHAGQKCSAASLAILVGPVGRSRRFARQLVDATRSLRVGPPSDPRSEVGPVIDPPRGKLAWALTTLDEGEQWLVPPRLMDSPPEYAGRMWSPGIRVGVRAGSRTHLEEFFGPMLGIMHAPSLAHAIELQNAVAYGLTAGLHTQDPDDLARWLDTVQAGNLYVNRGITGAIVQRQPFGGWKRSAVGAGAKAGGPNYLIGLGSWRASGGAGSSSTLHLRGLDTRITSVIEAAQPTLGYESFEWLRRAALSDAIAWDREFSQVKDVSHLAVERNLFRYRPVPVGIRATGGAQWQAVLRVVVAGVRAGSDLTLSAPVGLPATVRRALGELDVPVFVETDEEWLQRMTVGTPAADDVIEPARRSDRVRLVGPADAVRALHATLARAVDGDPDLAVYANEVTTAGRLELLPFLHEQAIAITAHRFGNPDPWSEAVI; translated from the coding sequence ATGTCGGACCCCTCGCACGACGTGGACCTGCCCGAACGCGCCGTGGAACTCGCCCGCCGCTGGGTCGAAGAGTCCGCCGACGCCGAAGTCGACCCGGCCGCCGAGCGCCTCGCGGGCGTGCTCAAGGATCCGAACGGGCTGCCGTTCACGATCGGGTTCGTCGACGGCGTCATGCGACCCGAGAGTCTCGCAGCCGCGGCATCCACTCTCCATCGCATCAGTGCGATCACCCCCGATTTCCTCCCGGCCCCACTGCGGGCCGCCGTGCGCGCCGGGGGAGCGATCGCCCCGGTCCTGCCCGCCCCGACCGTCCCGATCGCCCGCCGCGCGCTGCGCCACATGGTCGGTCACCTCATCGTCGATGCGCGCCCCGAGAAGCTCGGTCCCGCTCTGGCGAAGATTCGCGAGTCGGGCGCTCGCCTGAATCTGAACCTCCTCGGCGAAGCCGTGCTCGGCGAGAGCGAGGCACTGCGGCGACTCGAGGGCATCCACGATCTCATCCGCCGCGACGATGTCGACTACGTCTCGGTCAAGGTCTCGGCGATCGTCAGCCGCATCTCGATGTGGGCGTTCGACGAGCTCGTCGACACCGTCGTCGAGCGCCTGGTTCCGCTGTACCTGACGGCCTCAGAGCGGGGTGTGTTCGTCAACCTCGACATGGAGGAGTATCGCGATCTCGACCTGACGATCGCCGTGTTCACCCGGCTGCTCGACGATCCGCGCCTGCAGGGTCTCGAGGCCGGCATCGTGCTGCAGGCCTATCTACCCGACGCCCTGCCGGCACTGCGCGAGCTCACCGCGTGGGCGACCGGCCGCGTCGCTGCCGGCGGTGCCCGCATCAAGGTGCGGCTCGTCAAGGGCGCGAATCTGGCGATGGAGCGAGTGGATGCCGTGATGCACGGCTGGCCGGTCGCGACGCACGCCACGAAGCTCGACGCCGACGCCGGCTACCTGCGCTGCCTCGACGAGGCGCTGCGGCCCGAGCACACCGCGGCGGTGCGGATCGGCGTCGCCGGGCACAACCTGTTCGACATCGCCTACGCCTGGCTGCTCGCCGGCGAGCGCGCGGTGCAGGGCGACATCGACGTCGAGATGCTGCTCGGCATGGCGCAGGGGCAGGTTCAGGCGGTCTCACGCGAGGTGGGCCCGGTGCTGCTGTACGTGCCGGTCGTGCGGCCCGAAGAGTTCGACGTGGCCATCGGCTACCTCGTCCGCCGGCTCGAGGAGAACGCGTCGAGCGAGAACTTCCTCGCTGCCGCCTTCGAGCTCGCCGGCAACCCCGAGTTGTTCGCCCGGGAGCGCGAACGGTTCCTGTCGTCGGTGAACCGGGCGAAGGACTCCGCGCTCCCGTCCCTGCCGAACCGCACGCAGGACCGGGCGGCCGAGGCCGCCGACGACGCCGACCCGGATGCTCCCGCCGACGGACGCCGCTCGCGGCTGACCCGCACCGCCGCCGTACCGCCCGAAGACCTCACCCAGGCCGTGCTGGGCATCGCCCGTGCCGCCCACACCGACACCGACGAGGTGGTCATCGCCGCCGCAGAGCGGTTCGGCGGCGACGTTTTCGTCGAGACGGCCGTGTTCGCACGGCGCGAGGGCGGCGCGCGCGCCGTGGGCGCCCCCGGGTTCGCGAATGCGCCCGACTCCGATCCGGCACTGCCCGCGAATCGCGGGTGGGCCCGCGACATCTTCGCGCGCATCGAGACCTCGCACGCGGGGGATGCCGTGATCGACGCGGCGCACGTCGAGAACGCCGAGGTCCTCGAACAGGTCATCGTGCGCGTCCGTACCGCAGCTGAGAGCTGGGGCGCACGTCCCGCCGCCGAGCGCGCGACGGTGCTCATCGCGGCCGGCCATGCCCTGGCCCAGCGCCGCGCCGAGCTCATCGAGGTCGCCGCCGCGGAGACCGGCAAGCCCTTCGCCGAAGCCGACATCGAGGTCAGCGAGCTCGTCGACTTCGCGCACTACTACGCCGCGACCGCGCGCGAACTCGACCGGGTCAGCGGTGCGGTGTTCGTGCCGTCTCGGGTCACCGTCGTCACGCCGCCGTGGAACTTTCCCCTCGCGATCCCCGGGGGCGGCGTGCTCGCCGCGCTCGCCGCCGGCTCGGGCGTCGTGTTCAAGCCGGCGCACCAGGCGCGGCGGTGCGCCGCGGTGATCGCCGAGGCGCTGTGGGATGCCGGTGTTCCCCGCGACCTGCTCGCCCTGGTCGATCTGGGCGAGCGCGCGCTCGGCGAGACGCTCGTCTCGCATCCGGACGTCGACCGTGTCATCCTCACCGGATCGTGGGACACAGCGGCGCTGTTCCGCTCGTGGCGGCCCGATCTGCCGCTGCTGGCCGAGACCAGCGGCAAGAACGCCATCATCGTGACCCCCAGCGCCGACCTCGATCTCGCGGCATCCGACCTCGTCCGCAGCGCGTTCGGGCACGCCGGGCAGAAATGCTCCGCCGCATCGCTCGCGATCCTGGTCGGTCCGGTCGGCCGGTCGCGGCGCTTCGCACGCCAGCTCGTCGACGCGACGCGGTCGCTGCGGGTGGGACCGCCGTCCGATCCGCGCAGTGAGGTCGGGCCCGTGATCGACCCACCCCGCGGCAAGCTCGCCTGGGCACTGACCACCCTCGACGAGGGGGAGCAGTGGCTCGTGCCACCGCGCCTGATGGACAGTCCGCCCGAGTACGCCGGGCGGATGTGGAGTCCCGGCATCCGCGTCGGTGTCCGCGCCGGATCGCGGACCCACCTCGAGGAGTTCTTCGGCCCGATGCTCGGCATCATGCACGCGCCGTCGCTGGCCCACGCGATCGAGCTGCAGAACGCGGTGGCCTACGGGCTCACCGCGGGCCTGCACACACAGGACCCCGACGACCTCGCCCGCTGGCTCGACACTGTCCAGGCCGGCAATCTCTACGTCAACCGCGGCATCACGGGGGCGATCGTGCAGCGTCAGCCCTTCGGCGGCTGGAAGCGCTCGGCCGTCGGCGCCGGGGCCAAGGCCGGCGGGCCGAACTATCTCATCGGGCTCGGGTCGTGGCGCGCCTCGGGCGGTGCGGGCTCGTCGTCGACCCTGCACCTGCGCGGCCTCGACACCCGCATCACGAGTGTCATCGAAGCGGCCCAGCCGACGCTGGGCTACGAGTCGTTCGAGTGGCTGCGCCGCGCCGCGCTGTCGGACGCCATCGCCTGGGACCGCGAGTTCAGCCAGGTCAAAGACGTGTCGCACCTCGCCGTCGAACGCAACCTCTTCCGCTATCGGCCCGTGCCGGTCGGCATCCGCGCGACCGGCGGGGCGCAGTGGCAGGCGGTCCTGCGCGTCGTCGTCGCGGGCGTCCGGGCCGGGTCGGACCTGACCCTCAGCGCCCCGGTCGGACTGCCGGCCACCGTCCGGCGTGCCCTCGGCGAACTCGATGTGCCCGTCTTCGTCGAGACCGATGAGGAGTGGCTCCAGCGCATGACCGTCGGCACCCCCGCGGCCGACGACGTCATCGAGCCCGCCCGGCGCTCCGATCGGGTGCGTCTGGTGGGGCCGGCCGATGCCGTCCGCGCGTTGCACGCCACCCTGGCACGCGCCGTCGACGGCGACCCCGACCTCGCGGTCTACGCGAATGAGGTCACCACGGCAGGGCGGCTCGAGCTGCTGCCGTTCCTGCACGAGCAGGCCATCGCCATCACCGCGCACCGGTTCGGCAACCCCGACCCCTGGAGCGAAGCGGTCATCTGA